From the Actinomadura luzonensis genome, the window GACCAGTGGGACCGCACCTACCAGCGGGAGATCCACGCGGTCGTCCTGATCGGCGACGACCGGCCCGAGCCGGTGGCGAAGCTGCGCCAGGAGATCCGCGCCGCGCTGCCGGCCAGCGCCAGGGTGCTCGGCGAGGAGACCGGCCAGGGCATGCGCAACCCGGCCGGCGACGGCATCGAGCACTTCGGCTACGTGGACGGCCGCAGCCAGCCGCTGTTCCTCAAGGACGAGGTGGACCGCGAGCCGAAGAAGCGCTGGGACCCGGCCTTCCCGCTGTCCAACGTGCTCGTGCCGGACCCCTTCGCGCCCGACCCGCGCCGGCACCACGGCAGCTACCTGGTCTTCAGGAAGCTGGAGCAGAACGTGCGGGCGTTCAAGGAGATCGAGCAGCACCTGGCCGACGCGTTAGGGCTCAAGGGCGCCGACCGCGACCGGGCGGGCGCGATGCTCATCGGCCGCTTCAAGGACGGCACGCCGCTGACCAGCAAGGGCAAGGCGGGCGGCGGCCCGGTCTCCAACGACTTCACCTTCGACGGCGACGAGGGCGGCAAGTGCCCCTTCAGCGGGCACGTCCGCAAGACCAACCCGCGCTCGTTCGGGCGCGAGGTGCTCATGGCCCGGCGCGGGCAGACCTACGGGCGGCGCACCGACCACCCGTGGGACGACGCGCCGCCCGAGACGCGGCCCAGCGGCGAGGTCGGGCTGCTGTTCATGGCGTTCAACGCCAGCCTGGAGAACCAGTTCGAGTTCACCCAGCGCACCTGGGCGAACAACGAGGACTTCCAGAACCCGGCGACCGGCCACGACCCGGTGATCGGCCAGGGCCGGCGCGAGATCAAGGTGACCTTCCCCAAGGTGTGGGGCAAGCCCGAGCTCTCGCCCCCGCAGGCCCAGGTGGCGCAGACGATCACGATGAGGGGCGGCGAGTACTTCTTCGCGCCCTCCCTCGCCTACCTGCGTGGCCTCTAGCGGGCCGGCCGGCCTGCATCGAAGGATGTACGCCTGATTCGGCCCGGTGGAGGAGGCGGCGAGCCGCCGCTGACCAGCAGGATCGTCCTATGACGCTCGCTCTGGCGCTCACGCTCGCCGCCCTCGCGCTGGTCGACAGCACCAGCTTCGGGACACTGGTGATCCCCGTGTACCTGCTGCTGTCCGGCGGCCGGTCCAGGACGTCCGGGCTGCTCGTCTACCTGGCCACGATCGCGGCGTTCTACTTCCTCGTCGGGGTCGCGCTCATGCTGGGCCTGTCGGCGGCCCTGGACGGCTTCGGCGAGGCGCTGAGCAGCCCGGCGGCGTACTGGACGCAGCTCGTGCTGGGCGCGGGCCTGTTCGCGCTGAGCTTCCCGCTCGGCAGGAGGCCGCCGCGCCGCTCCGCGCCCCGCACCGGCGGCCCGGGGACGATGGTGCTGCTCGGGCTCACCGCCGGGGCCGTCGAGGTGGCCACGATGGTGCCCTACCTCGCGGCCGTCGGCCTGATGACCACCTCCGGGCTGCCGGCCGCGCAGTGGCTGCCGCTGCTGGCCGGGTACGTGCTCGTCATGATCGCGCCGCCGCTGGCGCTCATGGCGCTGCGCGGCGTCGCCGGCGCCTGGCTGGAGCCCCGGCTGGAGCGGCTGCGGGCCTGGCTGACCCGGCACTCGGCGTCGATGGTGAGCTGGGCGGTCGGCATCATCGGGTTCCTGCTCGCCCGCGACGCGGCGGCCCACCTGTTCTTCGGGGCCTGAGCCTTCCCCGCCTCCCGCGCGTCCCGGACGCCCCTCTAGGATCGGAGTCTCCGCGGGGGAGGAGTTCCGGACCGATGTTGCGTGCCTTCTTCAGGACCGAGGCAGGCAGTACCAGCGTGTTGCTGGTCGCCACCGCCGTGGCCCTGCTGTGGGCGAACTCGCCCTGGGGCGGCGCCTACGAGGCGTTCTGGCACACGCCCATGGGCCTGTCGTTCGGCTCCGCCGACTTCTCGCTCGACCTGCGGCACTGGGTCAACGACGGGCTGATGACGGTGTTCTTCTTCGTCATCGGCCTGGAGGTCTCCTACGAGGTGCGGCTCGGGCAGCTCCGCGACCGGCGGCTGATCGCGGTGCCCGCGGTCGCGGCGTTCGGCGGCATGCTGGTGCCCGCCGGCATCTACCTGCTGCTCAACGCGGGCGGGCCGGGCGCGGCCGGGTGGGGCGTGCCGATCGCCACCGACACCGCGTTCGTGCTCGGCGTGCTCGCGATCGTCGGCGCGCGGTGCCCCGACCCGCTGCGGGCGTTCCTGCTGACGCTGGCGATCGTCGACGACGTCCTCGCGATCATCATCATCGCCCTGTTCTACACCGCCGAGCTGTCGGTGCCCGCGCTCGTCACGGCGGCGCTGCTGCTGGCGGCCATCGCGACGTTGCGGCGGCTGCGGATCTGGCGGGCGCCGGCGTACATCGTGCTGGGGTTCGCGCTGTGGGTGGCCACGCTGGAGAGCGGCATCCACCCCACGCTGATCGGCATCGCGCTCGGCGTGCTGGTCTTCGTCTACGCCCCCTCCGACCAGAAGCTGCTGCTGGCCGGCGAGGCCGTGCAGGAGTTCACCCAGGAGCCGAGCGCCCGCGCCGCCCGCGAGGCCACCCGGCGGCTCCAGCACGCCGTGTCCGTCAACGAGCGGCTGCAGCTCCGCCTGCACCCGTGGAGCAGCTACGTCATCGTGCCGGTGTTCGCGCTGGCCAACGCGGGGGTGCGGCTGGACGGCGAGACCCTGCGGGCCGCGCTCACCTCGCCCGTGTCGATCGGGGTGGCGGCGGGCCTGCTGGCCGGCAAGTTCATCGGCATCTCGCTCGGCACGTGGCTGCCGCTCCGCCTGAAGTGGGGCATCCTGCCCGGCAACCTGGTGTGGGGTCAGCTGCTCGGCGGCGCGGCGGTGTCCGGCATCGGGTTCACGGTGGCGCTGTTCATCGTCGACCTCGCCTTCCCCGACCCGGCGGTGCGCGCCGAGGCGAAGATCGGCATCCTGGCCGGGTCGCTGCTGGCCGCCGCGCTGGGCTGGGTGGTCTTCCGGCTGGCGTGGGACCGGGGCGGCGTCTGCGCCCCGCCCGAGGCCGAGCCGGACGAGGAGCTGCCCGAGCTGCTGTCGGTGCCCGTGGGGCCGGACGACCACGTGCGCGGCCCGGCCGGCGCCCCGATCACCATCGTCGAGTACGGCGACTTCGAGTGCCCGTACTGCGGCCGCCTGCACCCCGTGCTGGAGGAACTGCTCAGGAAGAACCCGGACGTCCGGCTCGTCTTCCGCCACTACCCGCTGCGCACCCTGCACCCGCGCGCCGCCCCCGCCGCGATCGTCGCCGAGGCCGCGGCCGACCGGGGCCGCTTCTGGGAGATGCACGACGTCCTCTACGACAACCAGCGCTTCCTCACCGACGCCGACCTGGAGCACTACGCCGCCCAGCTCGACGTGCCGCCGTGGGACGACGTCCCCCGGCACGTCTCCAGGATCGCCCTGGACGAGGCGTCCGGACGCGACAGCGGCGTGCGCGGCACCCCCACCCTGTTCCTGAACGGCGTCCGCTACCAGGGGCGGCTCGACCAGGAGTCGATCAGCCGGGCGATAGCGGATCTCCGCCGATCCC encodes:
- a CDS encoding Dyp-type peroxidase, with product MPVDLNNARPLAWDSATLDADTKAMLDNLQPNILRAHVREHLSVLFVRFNDAAEGKAFLRHVATTHMKSARKHLEEVRDFATRGRRGTPYVGIGISKAGYRDLGHTVQDVRKFGDQVFRDGMKQRVAEVDDPPVDQWDRTYQREIHAVVLIGDDRPEPVAKLRQEIRAALPASARVLGEETGQGMRNPAGDGIEHFGYVDGRSQPLFLKDEVDREPKKRWDPAFPLSNVLVPDPFAPDPRRHHGSYLVFRKLEQNVRAFKEIEQHLADALGLKGADRDRAGAMLIGRFKDGTPLTSKGKAGGGPVSNDFTFDGDEGGKCPFSGHVRKTNPRSFGREVLMARRGQTYGRRTDHPWDDAPPETRPSGEVGLLFMAFNASLENQFEFTQRTWANNEDFQNPATGHDPVIGQGRREIKVTFPKVWGKPELSPPQAQVAQTITMRGGEYFFAPSLAYLRGL
- the nhaA gene encoding Na+/H+ antiporter NhaA, with protein sequence MLRAFFRTEAGSTSVLLVATAVALLWANSPWGGAYEAFWHTPMGLSFGSADFSLDLRHWVNDGLMTVFFFVIGLEVSYEVRLGQLRDRRLIAVPAVAAFGGMLVPAGIYLLLNAGGPGAAGWGVPIATDTAFVLGVLAIVGARCPDPLRAFLLTLAIVDDVLAIIIIALFYTAELSVPALVTAALLLAAIATLRRLRIWRAPAYIVLGFALWVATLESGIHPTLIGIALGVLVFVYAPSDQKLLLAGEAVQEFTQEPSARAAREATRRLQHAVSVNERLQLRLHPWSSYVIVPVFALANAGVRLDGETLRAALTSPVSIGVAAGLLAGKFIGISLGTWLPLRLKWGILPGNLVWGQLLGGAAVSGIGFTVALFIVDLAFPDPAVRAEAKIGILAGSLLAAALGWVVFRLAWDRGGVCAPPEAEPDEELPELLSVPVGPDDHVRGPAGAPITIVEYGDFECPYCGRLHPVLEELLRKNPDVRLVFRHYPLRTLHPRAAPAAIVAEAAADRGRFWEMHDVLYDNQRFLTDADLEHYAAQLDVPPWDDVPRHVSRIALDEASGRDSGVRGTPTLFLNGVRYQGRLDQESISRAIADLRRSP
- a CDS encoding GAP family protein; the protein is MTLALALTLAALALVDSTSFGTLVIPVYLLLSGGRSRTSGLLVYLATIAAFYFLVGVALMLGLSAALDGFGEALSSPAAYWTQLVLGAGLFALSFPLGRRPPRRSAPRTGGPGTMVLLGLTAGAVEVATMVPYLAAVGLMTTSGLPAAQWLPLLAGYVLVMIAPPLALMALRGVAGAWLEPRLERLRAWLTRHSASMVSWAVGIIGFLLARDAAAHLFFGA